In Myxococcales bacterium, one genomic interval encodes:
- the rplP gene encoding 50S ribosomal protein L16: MLQPSKTKFRKQQKGRIRGVARRGCNLSFGDFGLQALTHGRITARQIEAARMAMSRAAKRGGKLWVRIFPDKPISKKPAEVRMGKGKGNPEEWVVAVKRGRMLYEMQGVPKDLAIESLRLASHKLPLRTKIVIREEYREAK, encoded by the coding sequence ATGCTTCAACCAAGCAAGACTAAATTCAGGAAACAACAGAAAGGCCGCATCAGGGGCGTTGCCCGCAGGGGCTGCAATCTCTCCTTCGGCGACTTCGGTCTCCAGGCTTTAACGCATGGCAGGATCACCGCTCGCCAGATCGAAGCGGCCCGTATGGCCATGAGCAGGGCTGCAAAAAGAGGCGGCAAGCTTTGGGTGAGAATTTTCCCAGACAAGCCGATCAGCAAAAAGCCCGCCGAAGTCAGGATGGGAAAGGGAAAGGGAAACCCGGAAGAATGGGTGGTCGCGGTCAAGCGCGGCAGGATGCTCTACGAGATGCAGGGAGTTCCGAAGGACCTCGCGATAGAGTCCTTAAGGCTCGCATCCCATAAGCTTCCGCTTAGAACGAAGATAGTGATTCGGGAGGAATACCGTGAAGCCAAATGA
- the rpsC gene encoding 30S ribosomal protein S3 → MGQKTHPIGFRLGVTKTWVSKWYAPKGIYQRQIREDALIRSEIKKRLEHTGVSKVEIERAAGKVTVNIFTARPGLVIGKKGAGIDSIRLDLQKSIKDDITVNIKEVRKAEIDAQLVAENVAQQLVRRVAFRRAMKKAVQSALKLGALGIKIHCSGRLGGAELARSEWYREGRVPLHTLRADIEYGFAEARTTYGIIGVKSWVYKGEILGEKGQSFSKANIEQ, encoded by the coding sequence ATGGGACAGAAGACACATCCGATTGGCTTTAGGCTGGGAGTGACCAAAACTTGGGTTTCCAAGTGGTACGCGCCTAAGGGGATTTACCAGAGGCAGATCAGGGAAGATGCCCTGATCCGCAGCGAGATTAAGAAACGCCTCGAACACACCGGTGTTTCCAAGGTCGAGATCGAACGCGCAGCTGGCAAAGTGACGGTCAATATCTTCACCGCCCGCCCTGGTCTTGTCATAGGCAAGAAGGGAGCTGGCATTGATTCGATACGCCTCGATCTCCAAAAGAGCATCAAGGATGACATCACGGTCAACATCAAGGAAGTCAGAAAGGCCGAGATAGATGCGCAGCTAGTCGCTGAGAATGTGGCGCAGCAGCTTGTGAGGAGGGTGGCATTCCGTCGTGCTATGAAGAAGGCCGTTCAGTCGGCGCTCAAGCTGGGGGCTCTCGGGATCAAGATCCACTGCTCCGGACGTCTTGGCGGTGCAGAGCTTGCCAGAAGCGAATGGTACCGCGAAGGCCGCGTTCCGCTGCATACGCTGCGCGCCGACATCGAATACGGTTTTGCAGAAGCGCGCACTACCTACGGAATTATCGGCGTGAAGAGCTGGGTATACAAGGGCGAGATACTTGGTGAAAAAGGACAGAGTTTTTCCAAGGCTAATATTGAACAATAA
- the rplV gene encoding 50S ribosomal protein L22 produces the protein MKAKIKMVRITPRKMRFVADQVRGKNVQKALDFLKFSSREAAKPLAKLIKSAVANADQKGGVDLDNLYIKELLVDGGPTMKRWMPRARGMATKILKRSSKVSLTLQER, from the coding sequence ATGAAGGCAAAAATAAAGATGGTGCGAATAACTCCGCGCAAGATGCGCTTCGTGGCTGACCAGGTTCGCGGCAAGAATGTTCAGAAGGCCTTGGACTTTTTGAAGTTCTCCAGTCGTGAAGCGGCGAAACCCTTGGCAAAGCTGATCAAATCGGCTGTGGCCAATGCCGATCAGAAGGGCGGAGTTGATTTGGATAACCTCTATATAAAAGAGTTGCTCGTCGACGGCGGTCCTACGATGAAACGTTGGATGCCCAGGGCGCGCGGAATGGCTACCAAGATACTCAAGAGATCGAGCAAGGTGAGTCTGACTTTACAGGAACGTTAA
- the rpsS gene encoding 30S ribosomal protein S19, producing MTRSLKKGPFIDDHLLRKVEKAQQERSKQLIKTWSRRSTIIPDMVGLTIAVHNGRKFIPVFVTENMVGHKLGEFAMTRVFRGHSGDKKTKVAETGGAA from the coding sequence ATGACACGTTCGCTGAAAAAAGGTCCATTCATTGACGATCACCTTCTGCGCAAGGTTGAAAAAGCGCAGCAGGAGAGGAGCAAACAGCTCATCAAGACCTGGTCCCGCCGTTCCACGATAATTCCGGACATGGTCGGGCTTACCATCGCGGTGCACAATGGTCGCAAATTCATACCGGTCTTTGTGACAGAAAATATGGTCGGGCACAAACTCGGTGAGTTCGCAATGACCAGAGTTTTCAGAGGGCACTCCGGCGATAAGAAAACCAAGGTGGCCGAGACTGGAGGTGCCGCATGA
- the rplB gene encoding 50S ribosomal protein L2 → MANKIYKPITAGRRGMTVSDFAEVTKSVPEKSLVVSIKKSGGRNNSGKITMRHRGGGAKKKYRIIDFRRDKRDVPAKVIAIEYDPNRSARIALLSYADGEKRYILSPIGMTVGQSVISGETVEVSPGNAMPLRNMPLGTEIHNIELMPGAGGKIVRSAGAVAQLMAREGMYCQVKLPSGEVRMIHKDCFATVGQIGNIDHEKIQIGKAGRVRRMGFRPHVRGTAMNPVDHPHGGGEGKTKGGRNPVSPWGWCTKGMKTRNNSRTDRFIIKDRRK, encoded by the coding sequence ATGGCTAACAAGATATATAAACCGATTACAGCAGGTCGCAGGGGCATGACCGTCTCGGATTTTGCCGAAGTCACCAAGTCTGTTCCGGAGAAGTCTCTTGTCGTATCGATAAAGAAGTCCGGCGGCCGCAACAACAGTGGCAAAATTACGATGCGCCATCGCGGTGGCGGTGCGAAGAAAAAATATCGCATCATAGATTTCAGAAGGGATAAACGCGACGTTCCGGCTAAGGTCATCGCGATCGAGTACGATCCTAACCGTTCAGCCAGAATAGCCCTGCTCTCCTATGCCGATGGCGAGAAGCGCTACATACTCTCTCCGATCGGGATGACGGTTGGTCAGAGCGTGATCTCTGGCGAGACCGTTGAAGTTTCCCCGGGCAATGCAATGCCGCTTCGCAATATGCCGCTCGGTACCGAAATTCACAATATAGAGCTCATGCCGGGAGCCGGCGGCAAGATAGTAAGAAGTGCAGGAGCTGTGGCTCAATTGATGGCGAGGGAGGGAATGTATTGCCAGGTGAAACTCCCTTCTGGAGAAGTCAGGATGATCCATAAGGATTGTTTTGCGACCGTCGGCCAGATCGGAAACATCGATCACGAGAAGATTCAGATCGGCAAAGCTGGCAGGGTCCGTCGAATGGGCTTCAGACCGCATGTTCGCGGTACAGCTATGAACCCGGTCGATCATCCGCACGGCGGAGGCGAAGGCAAAACCAAGGGCGGAAGAAACCCGGTCTCTCCGTGGGGCTGGTGCACAAAGGGCATGAAGACGCGCAACAATTCGCGTACCGATCGCTTCATTATAAAAGATCGAAGGAAATAA
- a CDS encoding 50S ribosomal protein L23: MKITDVIKKPLITEKSSLAQQSANQYVFAVERRATKNDIRNAVEGLFKVKVVEIKTMVVPGKYKRVGKNVGKAADWKKAVVKLAENNQISFAEGV; this comes from the coding sequence GTGAAGATAACAGACGTCATCAAAAAGCCGCTGATTACGGAAAAGAGCTCGCTGGCGCAGCAGTCCGCTAACCAGTATGTGTTCGCCGTAGAGAGAAGAGCAACCAAAAACGATATCAGAAACGCTGTCGAGGGTCTCTTCAAGGTCAAGGTTGTGGAAATAAAGACCATGGTGGTCCCCGGAAAGTACAAGAGGGTAGGGAAGAATGTTGGCAAGGCCGCTGATTGGAAAAAAGCCGTGGTGAAGCTGGCCGAGAATAATCAGATAAGCTTTGCGGAAGGTGTCTGA
- the rplD gene encoding 50S ribosomal protein L4, whose translation MKAKVINVENKEVGSVDLSDEIFATKINEALLYENVKMQLANRRRGTSFCKSRGEINATTAKMYRQKGTGRARHGSMKAGIFVGGGKAFGPKPRDYSYEIPKKARKAGLRSALSAKSGEGRLIILDEFPVKEIKTKPVVAFLKTLGVESCLLVVDAKDEKLEKSVRNIKHLKLVRAEGINVYDLLRYDHAIIMKQALEKVQEVLKP comes from the coding sequence GTGAAGGCGAAAGTCATAAATGTCGAGAACAAGGAAGTCGGCAGCGTGGATCTCTCTGACGAGATCTTTGCCACGAAGATCAATGAGGCGCTTCTTTACGAAAATGTGAAGATGCAACTCGCCAATCGTCGCAGGGGGACTTCCTTCTGCAAGTCGCGCGGCGAGATTAACGCCACGACCGCCAAGATGTATCGTCAGAAGGGAACCGGCAGAGCTCGTCATGGCTCTATGAAGGCCGGAATATTTGTCGGCGGCGGCAAGGCGTTCGGACCGAAACCCAGGGATTACAGTTACGAGATCCCGAAAAAGGCTCGCAAGGCCGGGCTTCGCTCAGCGCTCTCCGCGAAAAGCGGCGAGGGCAGGCTCATAATTCTGGATGAGTTTCCTGTGAAGGAGATCAAGACCAAGCCGGTAGTCGCTTTCCTAAAGACTCTCGGTGTTGAGAGCTGCCTTCTCGTAGTCGATGCGAAGGACGAGAAATTGGAGAAGTCGGTCAGGAACATCAAGCACCTTAAACTGGTCAGGGCAGAGGGTATCAATGTGTACGACCTTTTGCGCTACGATCACGCAATCATAATGAAGCAGGCGTTGGAGAAAGTTCAGGAGGTGCTTAAACCGTGA
- the rplC gene encoding 50S ribosomal protein L3 → MLGLIGKKKGMTQIFDQNGTYIPVTVVELGPCVVVQKKTIDRDGYNALQLGYASKRASRMTKPMRGHFEKKSLPLFAHLKEFRIDDVTAFNQGDELCVSGFRVGDMVAVSGFSKGRGFQGVMKRHGKHGGPTAHGSTFHRRPGSIGMRTWPGRVFKNTGLPGHMGDTAVTIKNLQVAAVLPEENAILIRGAIPGCREGLVEIVLSNGCISERPELKKAAGNSSADLAPVAESKADVPATEAATEEQK, encoded by the coding sequence ATGCTAGGTTTGATTGGAAAAAAGAAGGGTATGACGCAGATATTCGATCAGAACGGCACCTACATCCCTGTGACGGTCGTGGAACTTGGCCCCTGTGTCGTGGTTCAGAAAAAAACCATCGACAGAGATGGCTACAATGCGCTTCAACTAGGCTACGCTTCAAAGAGGGCTAGCAGGATGACCAAGCCGATGCGCGGCCACTTCGAGAAGAAGTCTTTGCCTTTGTTCGCTCATCTGAAGGAGTTTAGAATAGACGATGTGACAGCCTTCAATCAGGGCGATGAACTTTGTGTCTCTGGCTTCAGGGTAGGTGACATGGTTGCGGTAAGCGGTTTTTCTAAGGGTCGCGGTTTTCAGGGCGTCATGAAGAGGCATGGGAAGCATGGCGGACCAACCGCCCATGGTTCGACTTTTCACCGCCGTCCCGGTTCCATAGGCATGAGAACCTGGCCTGGAAGGGTTTTCAAGAACACTGGGCTTCCCGGCCACATGGGCGATACCGCAGTAACGATAAAAAATCTTCAGGTCGCAGCTGTACTGCCGGAAGAAAACGCCATACTTATCAGGGGAGCTATCCCGGGTTGTAGGGAGGGGTTGGTCGAGATCGTTCTTTCCAATGGCTGTATCAGCGAGAGGCCGGAGCTCAAGAAAGCTGCCGGCAATTCTTCCGCGGATCTCGCGCCGGTTGCAGAATCCAAAGCCGATGTTCCGGCTACAGAGGCTGCGACAGAGGAACAAAAATAA
- the rpsJ gene encoding 30S ribosomal protein S10 — protein MSTQYDKGQKIRIRLKAYDHKLLDQSAHEIVGTVQRTGAHIAGPIPLPTKIEKYCVLRSPHVDKRSQEQFEIRTHKRLIDILEPTQQTVDSLMKLELSSGVDVEIKMI, from the coding sequence ATGAGCACGCAATATGACAAAGGACAGAAAATCAGGATCAGGCTCAAGGCTTATGATCACAAGCTGCTGGACCAGTCGGCGCATGAGATCGTCGGTACGGTCCAGAGGACTGGCGCGCATATCGCCGGGCCTATTCCGCTTCCGACGAAGATAGAGAAGTATTGCGTCCTGAGAAGCCCCCATGTGGACAAGCGTTCGCAGGAGCAGTTCGAGATAAGGACGCACAAGAGGCTTATCGACATCCTTGAGCCCACGCAGCAGACGGTGGATTCCCTGATGAAGTTGGAACTTTCCTCAGGCGTCGATGTCGAAATTAAAATGATATAA
- the tuf gene encoding elongation factor Tu gives MSKARFERTKPHVNVGTIGHVDHGKTSLTSAITKYLATKKLAEETSFDKIDKAPEEKDRGITIATAHVEYQSENRHYAHVDCPGHADYVKNMITGAAQMDGAVLVVSAADGPMPQTREHILLARQVGVPRIVVYMNKVDLVDDPELLDLVELEIRELLNRYEFPGDEIPVVRGSALKAMEGDPSDVGYSSIRKLIDAIDSYIPEPERPVEKPFLMPIEDVFSISGRGTVVTGRIERGVVKAGEEVQIVGLRETQSTVVTGVEMFKKILDEGEAGDNVGLLLRGTKREDVERGQVVARPASIAPHRKFKSEIYVLTKEEGGRHTPFFKGYRPQFYFRTTDVTGVLQLPDNIEMVMPGDNVAAEVELIAPIALEKELRFAVREGGRTVGAGVVTEIIE, from the coding sequence ATGTCTAAAGCGAGGTTTGAGAGGACGAAGCCGCACGTCAACGTTGGAACGATAGGGCACGTTGACCATGGAAAGACCTCGCTGACGAGCGCTATAACTAAGTATTTGGCGACGAAAAAGCTGGCGGAGGAGACGTCCTTTGACAAGATAGATAAGGCGCCCGAAGAGAAGGATCGTGGCATCACGATAGCGACGGCGCACGTTGAGTATCAGTCGGAGAATCGCCACTATGCTCACGTAGATTGCCCCGGGCATGCTGATTATGTGAAGAACATGATAACCGGCGCGGCGCAGATGGACGGAGCGGTCCTGGTCGTTAGCGCTGCCGATGGACCGATGCCTCAGACGCGAGAGCACATACTTCTCGCAAGGCAGGTTGGAGTACCGAGGATTGTAGTATACATGAACAAGGTGGATCTGGTCGATGATCCTGAGCTGTTGGACCTGGTAGAGCTTGAGATAAGAGAGCTTCTCAACCGCTACGAGTTCCCTGGCGATGAAATACCGGTTGTAAGAGGGTCGGCCCTTAAAGCGATGGAAGGCGACCCGTCGGATGTGGGATACAGTTCGATACGGAAGTTGATCGACGCGATTGATTCCTACATACCCGAGCCGGAACGCCCCGTGGAAAAGCCTTTTCTGATGCCGATAGAGGACGTTTTCAGCATTTCAGGGCGCGGAACAGTGGTCACGGGAAGAATTGAAAGAGGAGTTGTTAAGGCCGGCGAGGAAGTTCAGATAGTAGGGCTAAGGGAAACTCAAAGCACGGTCGTTACCGGTGTAGAGATGTTTAAAAAGATTCTCGATGAAGGTGAGGCGGGCGATAATGTCGGTCTTCTCCTTAGAGGCACCAAGAGGGAGGATGTAGAAAGAGGGCAGGTGGTTGCGAGGCCCGCTTCGATAGCGCCGCACAGAAAGTTCAAGTCGGAGATCTACGTGCTGACGAAAGAGGAGGGCGGGAGGCACACGCCGTTTTTTAAAGGGTATCGACCTCAGTTTTATTTCAGGACGACTGATGTTACAGGGGTTTTACAGTTGCCGGACAATATAGAGATGGTGATGCCGGGAGACAACGTGGCTGCTGAAGTAGAGTTGATAGCCCCTATTGCACTTGAAAAGGAACTCAGGTTTGCGGTGCGCGAGGGCGGTCGTACAGTCGGCGCCGGAGTGGTCACCGAAATTATAGAATAG
- the fusA gene encoding elongation factor G, whose amino-acid sequence MGAGLNLEKIRNIGIVAHIDAGKTTVSERILFYTGVTYKLGEVHEGTAVMDWMEQEQERGITITSAATTCKWKDCTINIIDTPGHVDFTAEVERSLRVLDGAVGLFDSVAGVEPQSETVWRQARRHNVPMIAFVNKMDRIGANFFRTIQMMKDRLGVNAVAFQLPLGTESEHRGVVDLVRNKAVIFSDSEKGSVFEIVEIPEEMKARAAEYRELMIESVVEADDAILHKYLESHELSEEEIISAARKATLQMKVNPVFCGSAFKNKGVQLLLDAIVNLLPAPIDIPPVQGVNPSKEELIETRKSSIEEPFAALAFKVMTDPYVGQLTYFRVYSGRVESGQSLWNSVKGKRERIGRVLRMHANKREEVGMAEAGDILAAVGLKFTGTGDTLCNEGKPIVLEKMEFPEPVISIAIEPKTRADEERLGLSLQKLAHEDPTFKVSVDQETAQTVISGMGELHLEIIVDRLVREFGVEANVGKPQVAYRESVTKLAEIENKYVKQTGGRGQYAHVCLTVAPGERGSGLHFTDDTKGGSIPREYMTAVKKGIEEAMQGGVIAGYPLVDVKVSVFDGSYHEVDSSDMAFKICASMAFKDAVRKASPIILEPIMSVEVVVPDDYLGAVTGDLTARRGKIIKSESHAGSQIIASKVPLSKMFGYSTDLRSATQGRATYTMQFSHYELAPKSVADEIIARSQGVR is encoded by the coding sequence ATAGGTGCTGGTTTAAATCTAGAGAAGATAAGAAATATCGGGATAGTCGCGCATATCGACGCGGGGAAAACTACCGTTTCCGAGCGCATCCTTTTTTATACAGGCGTCACTTATAAGCTCGGTGAGGTTCATGAAGGCACTGCCGTGATGGACTGGATGGAGCAGGAGCAGGAACGCGGTATAACGATCACATCGGCTGCCACTACCTGCAAATGGAAAGATTGCACCATCAATATAATAGATACGCCGGGTCACGTGGACTTCACAGCCGAGGTCGAAAGAAGCCTCAGAGTTCTCGATGGTGCGGTAGGTTTGTTTGATTCAGTCGCTGGCGTTGAGCCCCAATCGGAAACAGTATGGAGACAAGCCAGGCGCCATAATGTGCCGATGATAGCCTTCGTAAACAAGATGGACCGCATCGGCGCCAATTTTTTCAGGACCATCCAGATGATGAAGGACAGGCTAGGGGTAAACGCCGTCGCGTTTCAACTTCCTCTCGGCACTGAATCTGAACACAGAGGTGTAGTTGATTTGGTACGTAACAAAGCGGTCATCTTTAGCGACAGTGAAAAGGGATCGGTTTTCGAGATTGTCGAGATCCCTGAAGAGATGAAGGCGCGGGCGGCCGAATACAGGGAACTGATGATCGAGTCTGTCGTCGAAGCCGACGATGCAATTCTTCATAAGTACCTCGAAAGCCATGAGCTTTCGGAAGAGGAAATAATCTCAGCTGCGCGCAAAGCGACGCTGCAGATGAAGGTAAATCCCGTTTTCTGCGGATCGGCTTTCAAGAACAAGGGCGTACAGCTTCTTCTTGATGCCATAGTAAATCTTCTGCCTGCTCCGATCGACATTCCTCCTGTTCAGGGCGTCAACCCTTCAAAAGAGGAATTGATCGAAACCAGAAAGTCCTCGATCGAAGAGCCCTTTGCGGCCCTTGCGTTCAAGGTGATGACCGATCCTTACGTCGGTCAGCTCACTTACTTCAGGGTTTATTCCGGAAGGGTCGAGAGCGGACAGTCGCTCTGGAATTCCGTTAAGGGTAAACGCGAAAGGATCGGCCGAGTTCTCAGGATGCACGCTAATAAGCGTGAAGAGGTAGGTATGGCCGAGGCTGGAGATATCCTGGCTGCGGTCGGTTTGAAGTTCACCGGAACTGGCGACACTCTTTGCAATGAAGGAAAACCGATAGTCCTCGAAAAGATGGAATTTCCGGAACCGGTTATATCCATTGCAATCGAGCCAAAGACCAGAGCCGATGAGGAGAGATTGGGTCTTTCGCTGCAGAAGCTGGCGCATGAAGATCCTACCTTTAAGGTTTCCGTGGATCAGGAAACGGCCCAGACCGTCATCTCCGGAATGGGAGAACTTCATCTCGAGATCATCGTCGATAGGCTCGTGCGCGAGTTTGGTGTGGAGGCCAACGTCGGTAAGCCGCAGGTCGCTTATCGCGAGAGCGTGACGAAGCTTGCCGAAATCGAAAACAAGTATGTCAAGCAGACAGGCGGCAGGGGACAGTATGCTCACGTATGCCTTACCGTTGCTCCTGGAGAAAGAGGCAGCGGTCTTCACTTCACGGATGATACCAAGGGCGGTTCCATTCCCAGGGAATATATGACGGCAGTGAAGAAGGGCATTGAAGAGGCGATGCAGGGCGGAGTTATCGCTGGCTATCCTCTGGTCGATGTGAAGGTCAGCGTTTTCGATGGCTCGTATCATGAGGTCGATTCGTCGGATATGGCCTTTAAGATTTGTGCTTCGATGGCCTTTAAGGACGCTGTTCGTAAGGCTTCGCCGATTATCTTAGAGCCGATAATGTCCGTTGAAGTCGTCGTGCCGGATGATTACCTCGGCGCTGTGACTGGCGATCTGACGGCTAGGAGAGGCAAGATTATTAAGAGCGAATCCCATGCCGGTTCGCAGATAATAGCATCGAAGGTTCCTCTTTCAAAGATGTTTGGGTATTCGACCGACTTGAGAAGCGCTACGCAGGGAAGGGCCACCTACACGATGCAGTTTTCGCACTATGAGCTGGCACCGAAGAGCGTCGCGGATGAAATAATAGCAAGGTCCCAGGGTGTGAGATAA
- the rpsG gene encoding 30S ribosomal protein S7 yields the protein MPRKKRGSLKRTVVADPKYGDQLVSKFITNLMWSGKKSIAEKIVYGAFDVLQEKKQDDPVKIFKQAMENIKPIVEVRSRRVGGATYQVPTEVRSDRKISLGLRWLLGAARSRGENTMKDRIAAELLEALENKGAAVKKREDTHKMAEANKAFAHYRW from the coding sequence ATGCCAAGGAAAAAAAGAGGAAGTCTTAAGAGGACGGTTGTTGCGGATCCGAAGTATGGCGATCAGCTGGTCTCCAAGTTTATTACGAATTTGATGTGGAGCGGAAAGAAGTCGATAGCAGAAAAGATCGTCTACGGCGCTTTCGACGTTCTGCAGGAGAAGAAACAGGATGATCCTGTGAAGATCTTCAAGCAGGCGATGGAAAACATAAAGCCGATAGTTGAAGTCAGGTCGCGCAGGGTCGGCGGTGCAACTTACCAGGTTCCGACGGAAGTGCGCTCCGACAGAAAGATTTCACTTGGGCTTCGCTGGTTGCTCGGCGCCGCAAGATCGCGCGGCGAGAACACTATGAAGGATAGAATTGCCGCAGAGCTGCTTGAGGCTCTGGAGAATAAGGGCGCTGCGGTAAAGAAGCGCGAGGATACTCATAAGATGGCCGAGGCCAACAAGGCTTTTGCCCACTACCGCTGGTAG
- a CDS encoding 30S ribosomal protein S12 produces the protein MPTINQLVRVGRRKLKVRTSSPALMRCPQKRGVCVRVYTATPKKPNSALRKVARIRLTNGIEVTSYIPGEGHNLQEHSVVMVRGGRVKDIPGVRYHIVRGTLDSTGVENRRKSRSKYGAKRPK, from the coding sequence ATGCCAACTATAAATCAATTGGTTAGGGTCGGAAGACGGAAATTGAAGGTGAGAACATCTTCTCCCGCTCTAATGCGGTGTCCGCAGAAGAGGGGCGTCTGTGTTCGAGTTTATACAGCCACCCCTAAGAAACCTAACTCGGCTTTGAGAAAGGTTGCCAGAATTCGTCTTACGAATGGAATTGAAGTTACATCTTACATACCGGGTGAGGGGCACAACCTGCAGGAGCACTCAGTTGTGATGGTGCGCGGTGGTCGTGTCAAGGATATCCCCGGAGTTCGCTATCATATAGTTCGTGGAACTCTGGATTCTACCGGTGTTGAAAATAGGAGGAAGAGCCGTTCCAAGTATGGTGCAAAAAGGCCGAAGTAA